GGTTTTGCGCGCTTACGAGTACCCGGACAACTGGGTGAACCGCCTCATCCTCGGCGACTCGCTGGTGGTGATGAACTCGCTGCTGCACTACGAGAGCCTCGGCGGGCAGGTGCAGATGATCTACATGGACCCGCCGTACGGTGTGAAGTTCGGGTCTAACTTTCAACCCTTCATTCGCAAGCGCGACGTGAAACACAACGACGACGCCGAGATGACGCGCGAACCGGAGATGGTGAAGGCGTACCGGGATACGTGGGAACTGGGGCTGCACTCGTATCTGACCTATCTCCGCGACCGGATGCTACTGTGCCGCGAGCTGCTGGCACCGAGCGGAAGCGTCTTCGTGCAGATCGGTGACGACAACGTGCATACGGTTCGCTCTTTGCTTGATGAGGTGTTTGGTCCTGAGAACTTCTGTGCACTGATCAGCTTCGCGAAGACGACATCCGCGACAAGCGAGATTTTGCCCGCCACCATAGACTACGTTCTCTGGTACGCGCGCAGTGCGGAGCGGGTAAGATATCGCCAGCTCTTCTTGGGTAAGCAGGTAGGTGCAGCTGGAGCGACCAAGTACACGAGCGTCGTTCTGTCAGACGGGTCCTCAAGGCCGCTGACGGCAGAAGAGTACGCCGACCCGACCCTCCTCCCGAAGGGAGCTCGAATTTTCACTACCGGTGGACTAACGAGCCAACGGCCACCAGGCGACTTTCCGGTCAAGTTTGGCGACAAGACCTACGGTCCCGGAACCGGGTACTGGAAGACCGGCGAGCAGGGTATGGAGCGGCTCATAGGCGCCGGACGTATCACGGTCAGCGGCAACCGTCTTCGTTACATCCGTTTCTTTGATGACTTTCCAGCTTTCCCGCTGACGAACGCTTGGATGGACATAGGCGGTATTCAGAGCCGCTCCGATCCGAAAGTGTACGCAGTGCAGACAGCCACGACGGCAATCCAACGATGTATCCTCATGACCACCGACCCCGGTGACCTCGTTCTTGATCCCACGTGCGGAAGCGGCACAAGCGCGTACGTCGCGGAGCAGTGGGGCCGGCGCTGGATCACGATTGACACCAGCCGTGTGCCTCTAGCGCTGGCGCGGCAGCGGTTGCTGACGGCGACGTTTCCGTTCTATCAGCTCAAGGAGGAGAAGCGCGGACCGGCGGGCGGATTTGTCTACGTTCGCAAGCAGAACAGCAAGGGGGAAGAGGTTGGCGGCATCGTGCCGCACGTGACGCTGAGGAGTATCGCCAACAACGAACCGCCGGAAGAAGAGGTGCTCGTCGATCGGCCGGAGGCGGACAACAAGATCACACGCGTCACCGGGGCGTTCTGCGTTGAGGCGACGATTCCGACGCCGGTGGATTGGGAAGGCGACGGCGTCGAGGACTCCGGGGCGGGCGCGGAGCAGTACGGCTCATTCGTCGATCGCATGCTGGAGGTGCTTCGGAGATCGCCGGTGTTGCACGTCGGCGGCGGGAAGACGGTGACGCTGCGCAATGTGCGACCGCCGGCCAAGACGCTGTCGCTGTCGGCGGAAGCGGTGGTGAATGGGAACGGGGCGGCGAAGAACCCTCACCCTAACCGTCTCCCAGGGGGAGAGGGAAGAGAAGAGAGCGGAGCGGGAATCGTTTCAGAACCCTCGCCCTCTGGGAGAGGGCAGGGTGAGGGCCGACCCGTGGCGATCGTGTTCGGTCCCGAGAACGGCGCGGT
This DNA window, taken from Candidatus Binatia bacterium, encodes the following:
- a CDS encoding site-specific DNA-methyltransferase, which encodes VLRAYEYPDNWVNRLILGDSLVVMNSLLHYESLGGQVQMIYMDPPYGVKFGSNFQPFIRKRDVKHNDDAEMTREPEMVKAYRDTWELGLHSYLTYLRDRMLLCRELLAPSGSVFVQIGDDNVHTVRSLLDEVFGPENFCALISFAKTTSATSEILPATIDYVLWYARSAERVRYRQLFLGKQVGAAGATKYTSVVLSDGSSRPLTAEEYADPTLLPKGARIFTTGGLTSQRPPGDFPVKFGDKTYGPGTGYWKTGEQGMERLIGAGRITVSGNRLRYIRFFDDFPAFPLTNAWMDIGGIQSRSDPKVYAVQTATTAIQRCILMTTDPGDLVLDPTCGSGTSAYVAEQWGRRWITIDTSRVPLALARQRLLTATFPFYQLKEEKRGPAGGFVYVRKQNSKGEEVGGIVPHVTLRSIANNEPPEEEVLVDRPEADNKITRVTGAFCVEATIPTPVDWEGDGVEDSGAGAEQYGSFVDRMLEVLRRSPVLHVGGGKTVTLRNVRPPAKTLSLSAEAVVNGNGAAKNPHPNRLPGGEGREESGAGIVSEPSPSGRGQGEGRPVAIVFGPENGAVSEKLVYEAAREAYAKSYTHLYVIGFAIQPNARELVEKSEQVVGVPATYVQATPDLMMGDLLKNMRSSQIFSVCGLPEVKVRKVDGEKSKVEEFEVELVGLDVFDPTTMEAVHRSGNDVPAWFLDTDYNGLCFHVTQAFFPRTAAWDDLKKALKGEYEDAVWDHLAGTTSAPFEAGEHGQIAVKVIDDRGNELLVVKDLKDAES